A window of Hymenobacter aerilatus contains these coding sequences:
- a CDS encoding Fic family protein: protein MDLLKRELDELRPLSPEQEARILQKFRLDWNYNSNAIEGNSLTLGETRSLLLHGLTAEGKPLRDHLDIKGHNEAVRGLEEMVHDERPLTEQFIREMHQVLLGEGYDVPAQTPDGQPTRKHVQPGRYKSSPNNVLTVTGEMFYFASPEETPAKMTDLVAWYRQEAEQSTLHPVALAAEFHYRFVRIHPFDDGNGRMSRLLMNLILLRHGYPMTVIKATDRNRYLAALAEADAGEIEPFYRFINENVAASLQLMIRAAKGESIDEPDDLDKKLALLKKQVLYQKDAIQILWNEETQENIYTDLLEKWIDILDNQSKIFEDLFMQKSYLVYLSSNIDNSSHTIQKNDLHEFKDSLKNYSKSLNKELEFITIQKRFHHFRQLGNGFNTGIMIVFNFQEDHFTVSNVVLTGFDNKTLEYYWRENSIKSVYHSDYDTELIKNNIYKSITKLYEYLESKALLNIEPQ, encoded by the coding sequence ATGGATCTACTGAAAAGGGAGTTAGATGAGTTACGTCCTCTTTCTCCGGAACAGGAAGCCCGTATTCTCCAAAAGTTTCGGCTGGATTGGAATTATAATTCCAACGCTATAGAAGGTAACTCACTTACGCTTGGGGAAACTCGTTCCCTATTGTTACATGGTCTCACGGCGGAAGGCAAACCGCTGCGCGACCACCTCGATATCAAAGGGCATAACGAAGCCGTTCGTGGGCTCGAAGAAATGGTGCATGACGAACGGCCACTTACGGAGCAGTTTATCCGCGAAATGCATCAGGTATTATTAGGTGAAGGCTACGACGTGCCAGCACAAACACCCGATGGCCAACCAACTCGCAAGCACGTTCAACCTGGTCGCTACAAATCTAGCCCCAATAACGTTTTAACGGTTACCGGCGAAATGTTCTATTTCGCCAGCCCCGAGGAAACACCGGCCAAGATGACGGACCTCGTAGCTTGGTACCGTCAGGAGGCAGAACAGTCTACTCTGCACCCTGTAGCATTGGCCGCCGAATTTCATTATCGCTTCGTACGCATCCATCCTTTCGATGATGGCAATGGTCGCATGTCGCGTCTGCTAATGAACCTGATTCTGTTACGTCACGGCTACCCTATGACGGTGATTAAAGCAACAGACCGTAACCGCTACTTAGCGGCATTAGCCGAAGCTGATGCTGGTGAAATAGAGCCTTTTTATCGTTTTATTAACGAAAATGTGGCCGCTTCACTTCAGCTCATGATTCGCGCAGCTAAAGGTGAATCTATTGACGAACCGGATGATTTAGACAAGAAATTAGCTTTATTAAAAAAGCAAGTTTTATATCAAAAAGATGCTATTCAAATTCTATGGAATGAAGAGACACAGGAAAACATTTACACCGATTTACTAGAAAAATGGATTGATATTCTAGATAACCAGAGCAAAATTTTCGAAGACTTATTTATGCAAAAAAGTTATTTAGTTTATTTATCTTCAAATATTGATAATTCATCCCACACAATTCAAAAAAATGACTTACATGAATTCAAAGATAGTTTGAAAAACTACTCTAAATCTTTAAATAAGGAATTAGAATTTATAACAATTCAGAAAAGATTTCATCACTTTAGACAATTAGGAAATGGATTTAATACAGGAATTATGATCGTATTCAACTTTCAAGAAGACCATTTTACTGTAAGTAACGTAGTATTAACTGGTTTTGATAACAAAACACTAGAATATTACTGGCGCGAAAATTCAATAAAGTCAGTGTATCACTCTGACTATGATACAGAGTTAATAAAAAACAATATTTACAAAAGTATAACAAAGCTTTATGAATACTTAGAAAGCAAAGCATTGTTGAATATTGAACCACAGTAA
- the scpA gene encoding methylmalonyl-CoA mutase: MTPDFAHIPYNAGTLPTPAAAPTSAPTPEGIELKSYYTAQDVAGLDHLGFGAGVAPYLRGPYSTMYVQKPWTVRQYAGFSTAEESNAFYRRNLAGGQKGLSVAFDLATHRGYDSDHPRVEGDVGKAGVAIDSVEDMKVLFDQIPLDQMSVSMTMNGAVLPIMAFYIVAAEEQGVTPDKLAGTIQNDILKEFMVRNTYIYPPLPSMRIIADIFEYTARHMPKFNSISISGYHMQEAGATADIELAYTLADGLEYVRTGLAAGLSIDDFAPRLSFFWAIGMNHFMEIAKMRAARLLWAKLIQQFNPQNPKSLALRTHCQTSGYSLTEQDPYNNVARTTVEALAAVLGGTQSLHTNALDEAIALPTDFSARIARNTQLYLQHETDITRVVDPWGGSYYVETLTHELADKAWALIQEVEELGGMAKAIETGLPKMRIEEAAARKQARIDSGKEVVVGVNQYKIDEPTNIELLDIDNAAVRESQIARLNTIRTERDSVAVLRALDMLTEAARSGKENLLDLAVNAARLRATLGEISDALEKVYGRHQATIRAISGVYSAEMSYDEQFAQARQMADDFAAREGRRPRMMVAKMGQDGHDRGSKIIATSFADVGFDVDIAPLFQTPAEVARQATENDVHVVGVSSLAAGHKTLIPQLLEELRQLGREDILVIAGGVIPAQDYQFLYDAGVAGVYGPGTVIAMAAQEILGKLGE; this comes from the coding sequence ATGACGCCTGACTTCGCCCATATTCCCTATAACGCTGGCACGCTGCCTACTCCCGCTGCCGCGCCTACCTCCGCTCCTACTCCCGAAGGCATCGAGCTGAAAAGCTACTACACGGCGCAGGACGTGGCTGGCCTCGACCACTTAGGCTTCGGGGCAGGCGTGGCGCCCTACCTGCGCGGCCCCTACTCCACCATGTATGTGCAGAAGCCCTGGACCGTGCGGCAGTACGCGGGTTTCTCGACGGCCGAGGAAAGCAACGCCTTCTACCGCCGCAACCTGGCGGGCGGGCAAAAGGGCTTGTCGGTGGCGTTTGACCTAGCTACGCACCGCGGCTACGACTCCGACCACCCCCGCGTGGAGGGCGACGTGGGCAAGGCCGGTGTGGCCATCGACTCGGTGGAGGACATGAAGGTGCTGTTCGACCAGATTCCGCTGGATCAGATGTCGGTGAGCATGACCATGAACGGGGCGGTGCTACCGATTATGGCTTTTTACATTGTGGCGGCCGAGGAGCAGGGCGTGACGCCGGACAAGCTGGCGGGCACCATTCAGAATGATATTCTGAAGGAGTTTATGGTGCGCAACACCTATATCTATCCGCCCTTACCCAGCATGCGCATCATTGCCGATATTTTCGAGTATACGGCGCGGCACATGCCCAAGTTCAACAGCATTAGCATCTCGGGCTACCACATGCAGGAGGCCGGCGCCACCGCCGATATTGAGCTGGCGTATACCCTGGCCGATGGGTTGGAGTATGTGCGCACTGGCCTAGCGGCGGGCCTGAGCATTGACGACTTCGCGCCGCGACTGTCGTTTTTCTGGGCCATTGGCATGAACCACTTCATGGAAATTGCTAAGATGCGCGCTGCCCGCTTGCTCTGGGCCAAGCTCATCCAGCAGTTCAATCCACAAAACCCGAAGTCGCTGGCGTTGCGCACGCACTGCCAGACCTCGGGCTACTCCCTCACCGAGCAGGACCCGTATAATAACGTGGCCCGCACTACCGTGGAGGCGCTGGCCGCTGTGCTCGGCGGCACTCAAAGCCTGCATACCAACGCCCTCGACGAGGCCATTGCCCTCCCCACCGACTTCTCGGCCCGCATTGCCCGCAACACCCAGCTTTACCTCCAGCACGAAACCGACATTACGCGTGTGGTAGACCCTTGGGGCGGCTCCTACTACGTGGAAACCCTCACGCACGAGCTAGCTGACAAAGCCTGGGCCTTAATTCAGGAGGTGGAAGAACTGGGCGGCATGGCCAAGGCCATCGAAACCGGCCTACCCAAAATGCGCATCGAGGAAGCCGCTGCTCGCAAGCAGGCCCGAATCGACTCGGGCAAGGAGGTGGTAGTAGGCGTGAATCAATACAAGATTGACGAGCCGACGAACATCGAACTGCTCGACATCGACAACGCCGCCGTGCGCGAGTCGCAGATTGCGCGGCTGAACACCATCCGCACAGAGCGCGACTCGGTGGCCGTGCTGCGCGCCCTAGATATGCTAACCGAGGCCGCCCGCTCGGGGAAGGAGAACCTGCTGGACCTAGCCGTAAACGCCGCCCGCCTGCGCGCTACCCTCGGCGAAATCTCCGATGCCCTCGAAAAAGTATATGGCCGCCACCAGGCTACCATTCGGGCTATTTCGGGTGTATATTCGGCGGAGATGAGCTACGATGAGCAATTTGCCCAGGCCCGCCAGATGGCCGACGACTTCGCCGCCCGTGAGGGCCGACGCCCGCGCATGATGGTGGCCAAAATGGGCCAAGACGGCCACGACCGGGGCTCCAAAATCATTGCTACCTCCTTCGCCGACGTAGGCTTCGATGTGGACATTGCGCCCCTGTTCCAAACGCCCGCCGAGGTAGCCCGCCAAGCCACTGAAAACGACGTGCACGTGGTGGGCGTCAGCAGCCTCGCCGCCGGCCACAAAACCCTGATTCCGCAGCTGCTGGAGGAGCTACGGCAGCTCGGCCGCGAGGATATCCTCGTCATTGCCGGCGGCGTGATTCCGGCGCAGGACTACCAGTTTCTGTATGACGCGGGCGTAGCCGGGGTGTACGGGCCGGGGACGGTTATTGCCATGGCGGCGCAGGAGATTTTGGGTAAGTTGGGAGAGTAA